A genomic region of Thermoplasmataceae archaeon contains the following coding sequences:
- a CDS encoding GNAT family protein yields the protein MSEDNLGPCTLEGHFIRLVPLKMNHEEDLLLAAKDSDFSWMLSDVSNRESMESWLMEVTVNEIEGVTFPFAVQVKSNNQIIGTTRYMDISERHKRVEIGGTWYTKEHWGTVVNPESKYLLMKHAFEDWNANRVQIKTDGNNVHSQRAILKLGATFEGRLRNHMVRRDGTLRDTMMYSILRDEWPSVSENLEKRISSFRDAHEKIDSNNFTNGTVDYRILK from the coding sequence ATGTCCGAAGATAACCTTGGACCTTGCACCCTTGAGGGGCACTTTATACGCTTGGTACCATTGAAAATGAATCATGAGGAAGATCTGCTTCTTGCTGCCAAGGATTCTGATTTTAGCTGGATGTTGTCTGACGTGAGCAACAGGGAATCAATGGAATCATGGCTGATGGAAGTAACGGTTAACGAAATCGAAGGCGTTACCTTTCCGTTCGCTGTGCAGGTCAAATCCAACAACCAGATCATAGGAACAACGAGATATATGGACATTTCAGAAAGACACAAAAGGGTAGAAATCGGCGGAACGTGGTATACAAAGGAACATTGGGGGACGGTCGTGAACCCTGAATCAAAGTATCTCCTTATGAAGCATGCTTTTGAGGATTGGAATGCGAACAGGGTCCAGATAAAGACAGATGGAAACAATGTCCACTCCCAACGGGCGATACTCAAACTTGGAGCAACCTTCGAAGGACGGCTTAGAAACCACATGGTCAGAAGGGACGGGACGCTGAGGGACACGATGATGTATTCTATCCTTAGGGACGAATGGCCAAGTGTCTCTGAAAATCTCGAAAAAAGGATCTCGTCGTTCAGGGACGCGCATGAGAAAATTGACTCTAATAATTTCACAAATGGCACGGTAGATTACAGAATACTGAAGTGA
- a CDS encoding Lrp/AsnC ligand binding domain-containing protein has translation MTPTGISGELGEYYKQKIVTAIIGIEADINSVDRIMKEVSNFNNVEDEYVVTGEYDIILKVRYPDYSGLQKFLVDNLGKIPGVKKTKTMMALSVVKEAGKKMME, from the coding sequence ATGACACCAACAGGAATATCTGGAGAATTGGGAGAATATTACAAGCAAAAGATTGTTACCGCGATTATTGGGATCGAGGCAGACATAAATTCAGTTGACAGAATTATGAAGGAGGTCTCAAATTTCAACAATGTTGAGGATGAATATGTTGTTACAGGAGAGTACGACATAATCTTGAAAGTAAGATATCCCGATTATTCAGGTCTCCAGAAGTTTTTGGTAGATAACCTTGGGAAGATACCTGGAGTGAAGAAGACAAAGACAATGATGGCCCTGTCCGTGGTGAAAGAGGCCGGCAAAAAAATGATGGAATGA
- a CDS encoding cob(I)yrinic acid a,c-diamide adenosyltransferase: MLKLGKGFIEVYTGSGKGKTTAAFGLAFRALGWGYRVYIMQFMKTGTYGENRSSRMFSDNLKVEYVGKPYFIAWEEDIKPEDRKRIGNIRIFPKGKPPQDYVDMVQKSFEKLKNEMNSGLWNIIIMDEINVALYYNLLDLDQILEFISTKPEDVELVFTGRKVPDEIIDRADLVTEMREIKHPYSAGYNARRGVDF, from the coding sequence ATGCTGAAATTGGGAAAGGGATTCATTGAAGTTTATACCGGGTCGGGGAAAGGCAAGACAACTGCTGCTTTCGGCCTTGCTTTTCGAGCATTGGGTTGGGGATACAGGGTGTATATAATGCAGTTCATGAAAACGGGGACCTATGGGGAGAACCGGTCATCCCGGATGTTCTCAGATAACCTGAAGGTTGAGTATGTCGGAAAGCCATATTTTATCGCTTGGGAGGAGGATATTAAACCTGAGGACAGGAAGCGTATAGGAAATATCAGAATATTTCCAAAGGGGAAACCTCCCCAGGACTACGTGGATATGGTTCAGAAGAGCTTCGAAAAACTGAAGAATGAAATGAATTCCGGTTTGTGGAACATCATTATTATGGATGAAATAAATGTCGCACTGTATTACAATTTACTTGATCTTGACCAGATTCTGGAGTTTATTTCCACGAAACCTGAGGATGTGGAACTTGTATTCACTGGAAGAAAGGTACCTGATGAGATTATAGATCGCGCTGACCTCGTCACGGAGATGCGGGAAATCAAGCACCCATACTCAGCCGGGTATAATGCGAGAAGAGGGGTAGACTTCTGA
- a CDS encoding acyl-CoA dehydrogenase family protein, with translation MELNGELTDEQKIILDTFREYCRRKIDTNYGKWLKSRVFPKWLMKDLASMFLPSIVGLDGSERMDEVTLGLISEEMGRWEFPVPAFLSVHFSKILPLVTNPEARTEFLMKFVSGDLLISGAFSEPGCGSDSGSIITTAKRKGTHYAINGEKSFISGSGISDAMIVSAQTGENVRGHGISLFLVNAGSEGIERYELTSMASMFDGDFGGIRFNEVTVPEGNLIGSENRGFNLLMHALNSQRGHVALYSLGLAERSLQDAVEHAKDRKAFGHPISKQEAVSFRLAEDWTRIEAAKLLAYKALAMTDRGLENSAECAGVKWFGCETSFDAVSHALQTFGASGYVTLSPIERRFRTARGFLIGDGTPDIQKLIISRKLFGREFAP, from the coding sequence ATGGAACTTAATGGAGAACTAACAGACGAGCAAAAAATAATACTGGATACCTTCAGGGAATACTGCAGAAGAAAAATTGACACCAACTATGGCAAGTGGCTAAAGTCCCGCGTATTCCCGAAATGGTTGATGAAAGACTTGGCGAGTATGTTCCTCCCTTCGATTGTTGGTTTGGATGGCAGCGAAAGAATGGACGAAGTTACGCTTGGGCTGATCTCAGAAGAAATGGGAAGATGGGAATTCCCGGTACCAGCGTTTCTTTCAGTGCATTTTTCAAAGATCCTCCCACTCGTCACCAATCCTGAAGCTAGGACCGAGTTTCTAATGAAATTTGTATCCGGTGATCTTTTGATTTCTGGTGCCTTCAGTGAACCTGGGTGTGGATCCGACTCTGGTTCTATAATAACCACGGCGAAGAGAAAAGGCACCCACTATGCTATCAACGGGGAGAAGTCATTTATAAGTGGGTCAGGAATCTCAGATGCTATGATAGTATCCGCTCAAACCGGGGAAAACGTGCGTGGGCATGGAATCAGCCTTTTTCTGGTCAATGCGGGATCAGAAGGCATTGAAAGATATGAACTGACCAGCATGGCCTCAATGTTTGACGGTGACTTCGGAGGCATAAGATTCAATGAAGTTACTGTACCTGAAGGAAACCTGATAGGGTCTGAGAATCGTGGATTCAACCTGCTCATGCATGCCCTGAATTCACAGAGGGGCCATGTCGCTCTTTATTCGCTTGGGCTTGCGGAAAGAAGCTTGCAAGATGCCGTAGAGCATGCGAAGGACAGAAAAGCGTTTGGTCATCCGATCTCTAAGCAGGAAGCTGTATCGTTCAGGCTTGCAGAAGACTGGACTCGAATAGAGGCCGCGAAACTCCTTGCATACAAGGCACTGGCAATGACTGACAGGGGGCTAGAGAACTCCGCTGAATGTGCAGGAGTTAAATGGTTCGGATGTGAAACGTCTTTTGATGCGGTCAGTCATGCGCTTCAAACATTTGGGGCTTCCGGTTATGTTACTCTCTCGCCTATTGAGAGGAGATTCCGCACAGCTAGAGGCTTCCTTATCGGAGACGGCACTCCAGACATTCAGAAACTAATCATCTCACGGAAACTTTTTGGGCGAGAATTTGCGCCATGA
- a CDS encoding UPF0147 family protein → MDKNLYDEIMYLLDELSQDTSVPKNVRKSAADAKDKMGVQKNSLDLRCATAVSMLDEISNDPNVPSHARASLYTLISKLEALAKT, encoded by the coding sequence ATGGACAAAAATCTGTATGATGAAATAATGTACCTGCTCGACGAGCTCTCGCAGGATACCTCTGTCCCAAAAAATGTGAGGAAAAGTGCGGCTGACGCAAAAGATAAAATGGGGGTCCAAAAGAATAGTCTCGACCTTCGATGTGCTACTGCCGTTTCCATGCTGGATGAAATTTCAAACGACCCGAACGTTCCATCCCATGCCAGGGCTTCTCTATATACGTTGATAAGCAAATTGGAAGCTCTTGCAAAAACGTGA
- a CDS encoding winged helix-turn-helix transcriptional regulator has product MDEIDKRIIFQLMKNARTPLKEISEKIGISAQALNYRVSRLQESGVIRKFSLHVNPQIKGMISGFAAFRNSGYESDRIVSRFKCLEEITIYEFNGKDQNEVYECINDATRKLGEPFMKYIPQPRQLNMSFGKLDFEIIEILKESPRLPVLSIAEKLNVKPSVARKRLAMMEKNRVINAVAEIDLAKTDSTILSIISSSVESLFPYFGDNIIFYISDRGNGIIVGYADNLKKARGTIEKIRETDPLTQVMVVYEYEFN; this is encoded by the coding sequence ATGGACGAAATCGACAAGAGGATCATTTTTCAATTGATGAAGAATGCTCGTACACCTCTTAAGGAAATTTCAGAGAAAATCGGCATCTCAGCGCAAGCTCTCAATTACCGTGTTTCAAGGTTGCAGGAGTCAGGTGTCATAAGGAAATTTTCTCTCCATGTTAATCCGCAGATCAAAGGCATGATCAGTGGATTTGCTGCGTTCAGGAATTCAGGCTATGAATCTGATCGCATTGTTTCGAGGTTCAAATGCCTTGAGGAAATCACTATTTATGAATTCAACGGGAAGGACCAAAACGAGGTATATGAATGCATAAATGATGCAACACGGAAACTTGGGGAACCCTTCATGAAATACATCCCGCAACCAAGACAATTAAATATGTCATTCGGAAAACTGGATTTTGAAATTATTGAAATCTTGAAGGAGAGCCCAAGGTTACCAGTATTGAGTATAGCGGAGAAACTCAACGTGAAACCGTCGGTAGCTAGAAAGAGGCTTGCGATGATGGAAAAGAACCGCGTGATAAATGCCGTAGCGGAGATAGATCTCGCAAAAACAGATTCCACGATTCTCTCTATAATATCGAGCAGCGTGGAAAGCCTTTTTCCGTATTTCGGTGACAATATCATTTTTTATATATCTGACAGGGGAAATGGAATTATAGTTGGATATGCAGACAATCTCAAAAAGGCGAGGGGGACCATCGAAAAGATCAGGGAAACCGACCCATTGACGCAGGTTATGGTTGTGTATGAGTATGAGTTCAATTGA
- a CDS encoding 3-hydroxyacyl-CoA dehydrogenase/enoyl-CoA hydratase family protein: MMTKIGLIGQGELAVDIAAICLASGKMRLKVLQWGEPDEEFCRKVEAKLLRTFHGAGTRTPSEDLMKRLLIVQNSNNLSDSDFVMDALSISSRESQILVSDIEPNLQEDCIVCICNPSSRLILYSRSLKRPDKFIALNFPSQLYSMKLVEVVMGQDTSEITLTRVSSLMIRLGRQFIAVRKDIPGYVVERLNIRFLLEGVSMIEDGIPAEIVDSTAKFRLGFPFGVCEIIDRIGMDRVLNRSLALKKAGMDISFSKPLLEGVSAGLLGVSSGEGFYKYPSAGEYKKPSIIPRESMYRISPVRFVAQMVNEAAWLVSNGICSAEDVEKAMKAINGWDIGPMEIADRYSLREIMRYLRLRLNETGMPFYSPQKMLQKKIEKDETGRESGEGFYRWDYESVEFGPVVYKRTGSFSTVTLNRPEKLNALDKQMWDGLREALKMAEVDTGVRSVIVTGKGIAFSAGDDISMMRKWRGKTGSGSWMKRYAGPLVDTLLDYPKPLISAINGIAFGAGCELNMLFDIVIASEGSIFALPEGLIGAMPPIGSTYGMLALNRKIGRYALTGEWFSATEAKDMGIVDMVVPDDQLTAVVHELADKINDNGPISTGSVKASINKARATYSEQLKFGLSELVKIADTDDFKTGQETFGQGRKPAWKGK, from the coding sequence ATGATGACCAAGATCGGCTTGATCGGGCAAGGAGAACTTGCGGTTGACATTGCAGCAATATGCCTTGCGTCTGGAAAAATGAGATTAAAGGTTTTACAATGGGGGGAACCTGACGAAGAGTTTTGCAGAAAGGTTGAGGCAAAACTTCTTCGAACATTTCATGGGGCGGGAACTAGAACTCCCTCTGAAGATTTAATGAAGAGGTTACTTATCGTACAGAACAGTAACAATCTATCTGATAGTGACTTCGTGATGGATGCATTATCTATTTCATCGAGGGAGAGTCAGATATTGGTCTCTGATATTGAGCCTAATCTCCAGGAGGATTGCATAGTCTGCATTTGTAACCCTTCGTCGAGGCTGATATTGTATTCCAGATCCCTGAAACGCCCAGACAAATTCATTGCACTCAATTTTCCAAGCCAGTTGTACTCCATGAAACTAGTAGAAGTTGTCATGGGTCAAGATACCTCTGAAATCACCCTTACAAGGGTCTCCTCCCTTATGATACGCCTCGGAAGACAATTTATTGCAGTGAGAAAAGACATACCCGGTTATGTAGTTGAACGGCTTAATATCAGATTCCTGCTTGAAGGTGTGTCTATGATTGAAGATGGTATCCCTGCGGAAATTGTTGATTCTACTGCAAAGTTCAGGCTCGGTTTTCCTTTTGGTGTTTGTGAGATCATTGACAGGATCGGTATGGACCGCGTCCTGAATAGGAGCCTGGCCCTGAAGAAGGCGGGAATGGATATATCATTTTCCAAACCTCTGCTGGAGGGTGTATCTGCTGGACTTCTCGGAGTAAGTTCTGGAGAAGGATTTTATAAATATCCATCAGCAGGTGAATACAAGAAACCTTCCATAATTCCGCGCGAATCAATGTACCGAATCAGCCCGGTCAGATTTGTGGCACAGATGGTCAATGAAGCAGCTTGGCTGGTTTCAAACGGAATTTGTTCAGCGGAGGATGTTGAAAAGGCTATGAAAGCCATAAACGGCTGGGATATCGGTCCCATGGAAATTGCTGATAGATACAGTCTAAGGGAAATTATGCGCTACCTTAGATTGAGGTTAAACGAAACAGGTATGCCATTTTATTCACCGCAGAAGATGCTTCAGAAAAAGATCGAAAAAGATGAAACTGGCAGGGAATCAGGTGAAGGTTTTTACAGATGGGACTATGAATCGGTCGAATTCGGCCCTGTAGTTTACAAGAGAACTGGAAGTTTTTCAACAGTTACCTTGAACAGACCAGAAAAACTGAACGCCCTTGACAAACAGATGTGGGATGGCCTGAGAGAGGCTCTAAAAATGGCAGAAGTGGATACGGGAGTAAGATCCGTAATCGTGACCGGAAAAGGCATAGCGTTCTCAGCTGGAGATGATATATCCATGATGCGCAAATGGAGGGGAAAAACAGGTTCAGGATCATGGATGAAAAGGTATGCAGGGCCATTAGTTGATACCCTATTGGATTATCCAAAACCCCTGATCTCCGCTATAAATGGAATTGCGTTTGGGGCAGGATGTGAGTTGAACATGCTCTTTGACATTGTCATAGCCTCTGAGGGTTCTATATTCGCCCTGCCTGAAGGCCTTATCGGGGCAATGCCCCCAATTGGCAGTACTTATGGAATGCTAGCATTGAATCGTAAAATTGGCAGGTATGCTCTCACGGGTGAATGGTTTTCCGCCACTGAAGCGAAAGATATGGGAATTGTTGACATGGTTGTCCCGGATGATCAGTTGACAGCCGTGGTGCATGAACTCGCAGATAAGATTAATGATAACGGTCCGATTTCGACAGGTTCTGTAAAGGCATCGATCAATAAAGCAAGGGCCACGTATTCTGAACAACTGAAGTTTGGTTTGAGTGAACTTGTTAAAATCGCGGATACTGATGACTTTAAAACGGGCCAAGAGACATTTGGACAGGGTAGAAAGCCAGCCTGGAAAGGAAAGTGA
- a CDS encoding DUF4147 domain-containing protein has protein sequence MVQIINRYEIRIGNIGNFLLDMLPEVFEELDLRNAFGKKVDFLSRLSHSCDRLFIIGFGKASYSMYAGIRPYLAVQPVVSDIIVPELMELPAEFPELKILRGTHPDTGHESEESTRVLIEDLGTLRIGDLVLVLISGGGSALFELPEDNFTIEEISEIAKCMMAAGADIFEMNAVRAVVSKVKGGKFARILFPATVHSFIVSDVIGDDIGVIASGPLSPVSWESTFVKKTVRKFSDICGFDPTRLLPGSVTAIDKKFFSAVNNEIILRNSDFVDAFYKKLKGAGAEVVVMGNGVSGKVEEIASSLSEICRSLYSMKHRGFWFVFGGETTVVVRGQGSGGRNQELALRFALKMGKEEKFTIMTIGTDGIDGKSPAMGAILDNNSISLEKIDNAINALDSSDSYTFLNSNGSAIITGFTGTNVSDIIVGYYERS, from the coding sequence TTGGTTCAGATCATCAACCGGTATGAAATAAGGATCGGCAATATTGGAAATTTCCTCTTGGATATGTTACCTGAGGTCTTCGAGGAACTGGACCTGAGAAACGCATTCGGCAAAAAGGTAGATTTTCTATCGCGCCTATCCCATTCTTGTGACCGCTTGTTTATAATCGGATTCGGCAAGGCTTCGTACTCCATGTATGCCGGGATTCGTCCGTATCTCGCCGTACAACCTGTTGTTTCGGATATAATTGTTCCGGAATTAATGGAATTGCCAGCGGAATTTCCAGAATTAAAGATTCTCAGGGGGACGCATCCAGATACTGGTCATGAGAGCGAGGAGTCCACAAGGGTCTTGATCGAGGATCTTGGAACCCTTAGAATCGGTGATCTCGTACTGGTCCTCATATCTGGAGGAGGATCTGCTCTGTTTGAACTCCCGGAGGATAATTTCACCATCGAAGAAATATCTGAAATCGCAAAGTGCATGATGGCTGCCGGTGCAGACATTTTCGAAATGAATGCTGTAAGGGCAGTTGTTTCCAAGGTCAAGGGAGGAAAATTCGCTAGAATTCTGTTCCCGGCAACTGTTCATTCATTCATCGTCTCAGACGTTATTGGGGATGATATTGGTGTAATAGCCTCCGGCCCTCTGAGTCCTGTCTCCTGGGAATCAACGTTCGTAAAAAAAACAGTGCGTAAATTTTCAGATATATGCGGCTTTGACCCAACCAGACTGCTTCCGGGCTCTGTAACCGCAATCGATAAGAAATTCTTTTCGGCAGTAAACAATGAAATTATACTGCGCAATTCAGACTTTGTGGACGCATTCTACAAAAAATTAAAGGGCGCTGGAGCCGAGGTCGTTGTGATGGGAAACGGTGTCAGCGGCAAGGTTGAAGAGATTGCATCTTCACTTTCCGAGATCTGTCGGTCACTATATTCAATGAAACATCGGGGGTTCTGGTTCGTATTTGGTGGAGAAACTACCGTCGTCGTACGTGGGCAAGGTAGTGGAGGCCGTAACCAGGAACTTGCCCTCAGGTTCGCTCTGAAAATGGGCAAGGAAGAAAAATTCACCATAATGACAATTGGGACAGACGGTATAGACGGTAAGAGCCCAGCAATGGGCGCTATTCTCGATAACAACTCGATTTCACTAGAAAAAATAGATAACGCAATTAATGCGCTGGACAGCAGCGACAGCTATACATTCCTGAACTCTAACGGTTCAGCAATAATAACCGGATTCACCGGCACAAACGTCTCTGACATTATTGTGGGGTATTATGAAAGGAGTTGA
- a CDS encoding 4Fe-4S dicluster domain-containing protein has translation MAVIIYLTGRANNLLRRLVIYLLLAMMNGMLVGPFIYLWFSGTISLERVAEFSVATMTVEMIPFLSLFLAKTLNGTPSGSSRFLRVFVIFFVIVDEIIMSIEFGAFSQHSLSLINTRYPLFIVASSVTSYWFVIPMSIEMAISSILLRKSFSKFLFFVLVSQSAIMLLTPAAFQSQFWSTISIYLSASVMTAIFIVVFEYLYRVQHIKKRVGNFLILLLLAYSIMMAGVFVWLIGQSPYLLSAGSIFEMIVFLTLVLNPERSTAGKSVFWLASRRWSFSLLLIIFVPEFFMGAAIDLRYFGVASYISSIGLVPIAGSVFSSVSSAVFDFVVSVSSISLSPWFLIMMGIEMGSLVVFKIKITHDRETKLRLFLMLLAYGVYTVYLPSFFLNDPAKVPFLGWSMGIGTAGPVSPIYLLPIFLSYVITAVLSLFFGSRQLCSAFCPASTMYQGTFYDSMKKFNNGGNLSRSVTRSNRRGKILFRSVSLVVYFSMGAAALISYLNSTGVLDLTIYGYDPEFMIYLIIFGFVWYAAFIAMPFIGSYGCINTGFCSWGNFNRFFSKLGFFRLRVTDPQQCISCKTKDCATVCPVGNYGQPGSFILKGEFKDSRCVGIGDCVEACPYDNIFYYDVRHWIRGKIGKDRVREEMPEE, from the coding sequence ATGGCAGTGATAATATATCTGACCGGTAGAGCGAATAATCTCCTGCGTAGACTGGTCATTTACCTTCTTTTGGCCATGATGAACGGCATGCTTGTTGGGCCATTCATTTACCTGTGGTTCTCGGGGACTATTTCGCTGGAAAGGGTAGCTGAGTTCTCTGTGGCAACAATGACAGTTGAAATGATTCCTTTTCTATCCTTGTTTCTTGCCAAGACCCTGAATGGAACTCCTTCCGGCAGTTCCAGGTTTCTCAGGGTCTTTGTAATATTTTTTGTAATTGTTGATGAGATAATTATGAGTATTGAGTTCGGCGCTTTCAGTCAGCATTCGTTGAGCCTGATCAACACGCGATATCCATTGTTCATTGTGGCATCTTCGGTTACCAGCTACTGGTTCGTGATTCCAATGAGCATAGAGATGGCCATAAGCTCAATTTTGCTTAGAAAATCATTCTCAAAATTCCTCTTTTTTGTGCTGGTTAGCCAATCGGCAATCATGTTACTGACCCCAGCGGCATTTCAGTCCCAGTTTTGGTCCACTATTTCAATTTATCTTTCCGCTTCTGTCATGACGGCTATTTTCATTGTTGTCTTCGAATACCTTTACCGTGTCCAGCACATTAAGAAACGTGTTGGCAATTTCCTAATACTTTTGCTGCTGGCATATTCGATAATGATGGCAGGGGTATTTGTCTGGTTGATAGGTCAATCTCCATACCTTCTGTCTGCGGGAAGTATTTTTGAGATGATCGTATTTCTTACCCTTGTGCTGAACCCGGAGCGTTCAACAGCCGGGAAAAGCGTTTTCTGGCTAGCGAGCAGGCGATGGTCTTTCTCCCTCCTCCTGATTATTTTCGTGCCTGAGTTCTTCATGGGAGCAGCAATTGATCTGCGATATTTTGGAGTAGCATCTTATATCTCAAGCATTGGTCTTGTTCCAATCGCGGGAAGTGTGTTTTCATCTGTTTCTTCCGCTGTGTTTGATTTTGTAGTATCTGTTTCGTCAATATCTCTCTCACCTTGGTTCCTGATCATGATGGGGATTGAAATGGGATCGCTAGTGGTCTTTAAGATAAAAATAACGCACGATCGCGAAACCAAGTTGCGACTTTTTCTCATGCTTCTTGCGTATGGAGTATATACCGTATATTTGCCCTCTTTCTTCCTCAACGACCCTGCGAAGGTGCCGTTTCTCGGATGGTCAATGGGAATAGGGACAGCGGGGCCAGTCTCCCCAATTTATCTTCTTCCTATATTCCTCTCATACGTAATTACGGCCGTCCTCTCCCTGTTCTTCGGATCCAGACAGCTCTGCTCTGCGTTCTGTCCTGCATCTACCATGTATCAGGGAACATTTTATGACTCCATGAAGAAATTCAATAACGGAGGGAACCTCTCCAGATCTGTCACTAGATCGAACAGGAGGGGAAAAATCCTGTTTCGTAGCGTTTCGCTGGTAGTATATTTTTCAATGGGCGCTGCTGCGTTGATATCTTACCTTAATTCAACCGGTGTCCTTGACCTCACGATATATGGTTATGATCCGGAATTTATGATCTATCTCATAATATTCGGCTTTGTCTGGTATGCTGCATTCATTGCAATGCCTTTTATAGGGTCTTATGGGTGCATCAATACCGGATTCTGTTCATGGGGAAACTTTAACAGATTTTTCTCCAAACTCGGGTTTTTTAGGCTCCGTGTTACTGATCCCCAGCAGTGCATATCGTGCAAGACAAAGGACTGTGCGACGGTCTGCCCGGTTGGAAACTACGGTCAACCGGGGTCATTTATACTAAAGGGTGAATTCAAGGATTCTCGCTGTGTAGGAATAGGTGACTGCGTGGAAGCATGCCCGTACGACAATATATTTTATTACGACGTAAGGCACTGGATCAGAGGGAAAATCGGTAAAGATCGTGTCAGGGAAGAGATGCCAGAGGAGTGA
- a CDS encoding rhodanese-like domain-containing protein, with translation MSSAAFPSRKVEELSPYEISEIMESEPESTLIIDVREPWEFYGDMGHVRGSLLMPMSEIPDNLEKLKSSKDKKIILMCNSGERSYYTARYLMDNSVSNVFNADGGIIKWHMAGLDVEFGE, from the coding sequence ATGTCTTCAGCTGCATTTCCATCAAGAAAGGTAGAAGAACTTTCCCCATATGAGATCAGCGAAATAATGGAAAGCGAACCGGAGTCCACGCTGATAATCGACGTTAGGGAACCCTGGGAATTCTACGGCGACATGGGTCACGTCAGAGGCTCGCTTCTTATGCCTATGTCAGAAATACCGGACAATCTGGAAAAGCTGAAATCCAGCAAAGACAAGAAAATTATCTTGATGTGCAACAGTGGGGAACGAAGCTACTATACTGCAAGATACTTAATGGACAACTCTGTCAGCAACGTTTTCAATGCCGATGGCGGAATAATAAAGTGGCACATGGCAGGTCTTGATGTGGAATTTGGCGAGTGA
- a CDS encoding cysteine hydrolase family protein — protein sequence MDSLSSDAVLVVVDVQNGWDRDIWGRRNNPEAEDNIASLLAIWRKSKRPVVFFQHMSKNAKSPLYPGQSGNEIKDIVKPLVSEKVFHKSVNSGFIGTGFEEWLRGRGYTTLVITGITTQHCVSTTARMAGNLGFITYVVSDATVAFEIKGKDRVIYDPEVVHSVSLATIDGEFATVLTTDEIIKIT from the coding sequence ATGGATTCATTGAGCAGCGACGCGGTGCTTGTTGTTGTAGATGTTCAGAATGGTTGGGATAGGGACATCTGGGGGCGGAGAAATAATCCTGAAGCCGAAGACAATATTGCGAGCCTGCTGGCGATCTGGAGAAAATCAAAGCGTCCGGTGGTATTCTTCCAGCACATGTCTAAAAACGCAAAATCGCCGTTGTATCCAGGGCAATCAGGAAACGAGATAAAGGATATTGTTAAGCCACTGGTCAGTGAAAAGGTATTTCATAAGTCTGTAAATAGCGGTTTCATTGGAACCGGTTTCGAGGAATGGTTAAGGGGGAGAGGATATACAACACTAGTAATCACCGGTATAACAACCCAGCATTGCGTTTCGACAACTGCCAGAATGGCCGGTAATCTGGGTTTCATTACATATGTAGTTTCAGATGCTACCGTTGCCTTTGAGATCAAGGGAAAAGATCGCGTGATCTACGATCCTGAAGTTGTTCATTCAGTCTCGCTGGCTACTATTGACGGAGAATTCGCAACAGTGTTGACAACCGATGAAATTATTAAGATTACCTAG